In Gemmatimonadota bacterium, a single genomic region encodes these proteins:
- a CDS encoding UbiA family prenyltransferase, producing MIPVLKMLRPHQWAKNLLLVLPAGAGHVALTPSFLAHLAGGFAAMSLMASSVYIANDWLDVESDRLHPRKRHRPIASGKVSLQQAAIVAILCASTALALAWWVSPLFLYTLMAYAVLTSAYSAWLKKVLLVDVLVLACLYTVRVVGGAVIADVRLSRWFLAFSIFLFFSLALVKRVRELREVRAAGADENQSLPGRAYRPVDQNALLSLGSAATMATALVWCLYVTSEDALLLYARPDALWLGLPLLIYWQARVWIFTLRDAMHDDPVAFALRDRVSWLTGACFILSLLLASK from the coding sequence ATGATTCCTGTGCTCAAGATGCTCCGGCCGCACCAGTGGGCGAAGAATCTCCTGCTGGTACTCCCGGCCGGCGCAGGACACGTCGCGCTCACCCCGTCGTTCCTGGCGCACCTGGCCGGTGGATTCGCGGCGATGTCGCTCATGGCCTCGTCGGTCTACATCGCCAACGACTGGCTGGACGTGGAGTCGGACCGACTGCATCCCCGCAAGCGGCATCGCCCGATCGCCTCGGGCAAGGTCTCGCTGCAGCAGGCGGCCATCGTCGCGATCCTGTGTGCGTCGACCGCGCTGGCGCTCGCCTGGTGGGTCTCGCCGCTCTTCCTCTACACGCTGATGGCGTACGCCGTCCTGACCAGCGCCTACTCGGCCTGGCTCAAGAAGGTGCTGCTCGTCGACGTCCTGGTGCTGGCCTGCCTGTACACGGTGCGCGTGGTGGGCGGTGCCGTGATTGCCGACGTGCGATTGAGCCGCTGGTTCCTCGCCTTCTCGATCTTCCTCTTCTTCTCGCTGGCGCTCGTCAAGCGCGTGCGCGAGTTGCGCGAGGTGCGCGCCGCCGGCGCCGATGAGAACCAGAGCCTGCCGGGACGCGCCTATCGCCCGGTGGACCAGAACGCACTCCTGAGTTTGGGTTCGGCAGCCACCATGGCGACCGCGCTCGTCTGGTGCCTGTACGTCACCAGCGAGGACGCCCTCCTGCTGTATGCGCGCCCCGACGCCCTCTGGCTCGGCCTCCCGCTCCTGATCTACTGGCAGGCCCGCGTCTGGATCTTTACCCTGCGCGATGCCATGCACGACGACCCGGTCGCCTTCGCGCTCCGCGACCGCGTGTCGTGGCTCACCGGGGCCTGCTTCATCCTCTCGCTCCTGCTGGCCTCCAAGTGA